The DNA region GGCGGAAGTGGTTTTCGGTGTAGCCACCGACAGCGGCGATATGCTGGGCCGGGTGGTGCGCAAAGCTCCGGATTGCCGGGTCACCCGCCAGCAGGTGGAAAAAGCGCTGCACAGGTTTTGTGGCCCTGTTGAGCAGGTGCCGCCCATGACTTCGGCGGTGCACTATCAGGGACGGCGGCTTTACGAACTGGCCAGACAGGGGCTGGAAGTGGAGCGGCCGGTGCGGCTGGTGCACATATACAGCATTGAATTGGCCGACTGGTACAGTGTATCCCATCGTCCGGCGGCGCTGCTGGATGTACATTGTTCGGCCGGTACATATATCAGAACGCTGTGTCAGGATCTGGGGGAGTACCTGGGTTGTGGGGCCACTCTCAACTTTTTGTTGCGTACGGCGGCCGGTCCCTGTTGCCTGGTTGATGCACTCACCCTGGAAGAAGTAGCACAATTGGCCGGGGCGGGGCAGTTGTCCCGGGTGCTGGTGGGCCTGGGGGAGGCCCTGGCTCATTTGCCCCCGGTGGAAATAAAGACAGCCGCCAAAAGCAGCGTACTGTCCGGCGCACCGCTTTACCCGGCCGGTGTAAGAAATTTGCCCGCGGGCCTTAAGGCCGGTGATCTGGTCAGGCTGGTCGAGCGGGGGCAAGTGCTGGCCGTGGCCCGGGCCGGTGAGCATGAGCGGGGTCTGAAGTTTGTGGTGCAGAAAGTTTTCGCGCCGGTGGAATAAAATATGCTATAATACATTTTGTGCGTATTATTCTTTGGGTATTATTCATAAAGAAGTACGGAATGCCAGTAATAATTATTACTACCGGCGGGTGGTGACGCAGGTGAAGATTTATCAGGACTGGCATGGTCTGGGGCAATTTCATCAAAATCTGGTGTTGGGCCTGGGCAATTTCGACGGGTTGCACCTGGGGCACCGGCGGCTGATTGCCAGCCTGGTAAACAAGGCGGAGGAAACAGGTGGCACGGCGGCGGTATTTACTTTTTATCCCCATCCCCTGGCGGTATTGAGGCCCGGTCAGGCCCCCCCCCTGCTGATGACCAGGGAGATCAAGCAGGAAATGCTGGCCGTCCTGGGCGTAAAGGTTTTGCTGGAAGTGCCTTTTACCAGTCAGTTTGCCGCTATTGAGCCGCAGGAATTCGTAACCGGCGTGCTGGTACGCGAGCTGGCCGTACAGCACGTTTTTGCCGGTTACAATTACACCTTCGGTCAGGGAGGGCGGGGCGATGCGCAGCTTCTGCAGGCGGCCGGCCGGCAACATGGTTTTGGTGTGCACATTGTTCCACCGGTGATGGTGGATGATGTGCCCGTAAGCAGTACACTGGTTCGCCAGCTCTTGACCGACGGCGAGGTGGAGGCCGCCGCCAGATACCTGGGATACAGCCCGTTCCTGGAAGGACGGGTGGTGGCCGGGGAGCAGCGCGGGCGTCTGCTGGGTTTCCCCACGGCCAACATTGAGTTGCCCGCCGGTTTGCTGGTTCCGGCCAACGGCGTATATGCGGTAAAGATTCGTTTGGGAAAAGAAATTTATCCGGGTGTGGCCAATATCGGTACCAAGCCCACTTTCCATGCTGCCGGCTCTGAACGGACTTTTGAAGTTCATATTCTGGACTTTGCCGGTGATATATACGGGGAGCGGGTGCGAGTGTTTTTCCGCCGCCGCCTGCGCGGCGAACAGCGCTTTGCTTCGGTGGACCAGCTGGTGGAGCAGATTCACCGGGACATTGCTCTGACCAGGGAGCTTTCCGGGCATAATTTTCAGAGAGAGGTAATATAAAGAATATAAAAGTTTACTTGCTGGCCGGCCTGTGTTAAAATACTGCATGGCGGGCACCGGGCGAGAGGGGGAGCCGGGGATGGCTTTACCGCGTCTTGCTTCTTCGGAAGAGGAAATCAAAGAGTGGCTGGGGCAGATTGCCGTTATTTGCCTGAGTGAGGATTTCCAGAGCCTGCGCTGGGAACTGGAGGCAATTTACCAGAAGGCCAATGTGGCCGATGCCGGAGTGGCTGCCTTTCAGGATGCCCTGTACGCATTTTTGGCCCAGGCCGAGGAAGGCAGGCGGCAGTCGGGCACCGGCTGATAACGGGTGCGTGTATGCGTGTGATTATTACCGAGCATGCGCGTAAGCGGCTGAAGGACCTGCGGCAGGAGAAAATCACCGTGCAGGACATCATCACTGCCGCCAGCGGTATTCCCGGCAAAATACCCACTGCCACCAGGTTCCGGGGTTTTTTTGCCCGTTCAGGCAGAATGTTTGATCTGGTAGCCAAGGACATACCGGGCGGTCGCTTGGTAATTACCATAATTGGTAAATAGATTTCCAACTGCCGGCTAGGGGAGGCGCAAGCAGACGCTCTGGCTTGGCCGGCAGCGATTAACCCGGGGTGAGGAGGTGAGCGAGGTGGCACTGACTGGCGAAACAAAAAAGGTCATCATTGATGAATTCAAGCTGCATGAAAACGATACCGGCTCGCCCGAAGTACAAATTGCCATTTTGACCAGCCGTATTAACAGCTTGAATGAACATCTGAAGATCCACAGAAAAGATCACCATTCGCGGCGTGGTCTTTTGAAGATGGTCGGCCAGCGCAGAGCGTTGCTCAATTATTTGCGGGACCGGGACTTCGAACGTTACCGCAACTTGCTCGAGCGTCTGGGGCTGCGTAAATAACCAAGCGGCGGAAAAGAGAGGCGGCGAAGATAAAGGCCGTTTCTCTTTTTTTGTCTGGGCGGGTATATTTTGCGTACGGCGGGTGCGCCAGCAGTATTTTTTGTCTACAAGGCAGGAAATACTCTTAAATATGTAGAAGAAAAAATGGTTGGAAAAAATGTGTAGTTGGCAGGAGGGATAGTCGGGCTGATGACAGAAATGCGCGTAGTGCAAAAAGATATTGAGGTTGGTGGCCGGATCATGACCCTGGAAACCGGCCGCGTGGCCAGACAGGCCGGGGGCAGTGTACTGGTGCGCTACGGCGATACCGTGGTGCTGGTGACGGCCACCATGAATCCCAAAATCCGTGAGGGGCTGGACTTTTTTCCGTTAACCGTGGATTATGAAGAAAGGCTCTATGCGGTGGGCAAGATACCCGGTGGTTTTATCAAGCGAGAAGGCCGGCCCAGTGAAAAGGCCATATTATCCGGCCGGTTGATTGACCGCCCCATCCGGCCGCTTTTCCCCAAGGGGATGCGCAACGAGGTACAGGTAATTGCCACGGTATTATCGGTGGACCAGGACAACGCTCCGGAAATCGCAGCCATGATCGGGGCGTCGGCCGCCCTGCATATCAGTGAAATTCCCTTCCAGGGCCCTATTGGCGGTGTGATTGTGGGCCGGGTGGACGGAGAACTGGTGTACAACCCGACTGTGGCCCAGGCCGAAAAAAGCGACCTGCACCTGGTGGTGGCGGGCACGGCCGACGCTGTCATGATGGTGGAGGCCGGGGCCAGGGAAGTGCCCGAGGAAGAAGTGTTGCGGGCCATCGCTTTTGGACACGCCAAGGCCAGGGAAATTGTGGAGGCTATTGAGCAGTTTCGCGCGGCAGCGCTGGAGCAGGGCCTGGCCAAGCCCAAAATTGAGCCGGTGCTTGTTCAGGCTTCGGCCGAGGTGGAAGAAGCAGTTCTGCCCGTAGCGCTGGAAAAAATGCGAGAGGCCGTGCAGCACTGCATTAACCAGCGGTTGGACAAAAAGAGCCGGGAACTGTACCTGGAAAGCGCCAAAGAAGAAGTTGTGCAGCAGTTCCTGGAACAATTCCCCGAGCAGGAAAGCGATATCCGCAGTGCTGTGGATACGGCGGAGAAGAAAACCGTGCGGGAGTTTATCTTTAAACACGGTATCAGGATCGATGGTCGCAGCCTGACCGAGGTGCGCCCCATCAGCATTGAAGTGGGCTTTCTGCCCCGCACGCACGGCAGTGGCCTTTTTACCCGCGGTCAAACCCAGATCCTGTCCGTAGTGACGCTGGGTACCGTTTCCGAAGAACAGATCCTGGACGGGCTGGGCATTGAGGAATCCAAGCGTTTCATGCACCATTATAACTTTCCTCCCTACAGTACGGGCGAAACCCGTCCCATGCGTTCGCCGGGCCGGCGGGAAATCGGGCACGGTGCGCTGGCCGAAAGGGCGCTGGAGCCGGTAATTCCCCCGGAAGAAGTATTTCCCTACACCATCCGCATTGTCTCGGAAGCTCTGGAGTCCAACGGTTCCACCTCCATGGGCAGTGTTTGCGGCAGCACACTGGCTCTGATGGATGCCGGGGTGCCCATCAAGGCGCCGGTGGCCGGTGCGGCCATGGGCTTGATCAAGGAGGGGGACCAGTTCGCCATATTGACCGACATCCAGGGCATTGAGGACCACCTGGGTGACATGGACTTCAAGGTGGCGGGTACCAGGCAGGGGATCACGGCGCTGCAAATGGACATCAAAGTGCCGGGCGTCACCCCGGCCATTCTGGAAAAAGCCCTGCAGCAGGCTCACGACGCCCGCATGTACATCATGGGCAAGATGCTGGAGGTCATTCCCGAGCCGCGCCAGGACCTGTCCAGGTACGCACCGCGCATGATCAATATGACCATTGATCCGGATAAAATCCGCGATGTGATTGGACCGGGCGGCAAGACCATCAAGAAAATCATCGATGAGACCGGTGTGGAAATCGACATTGAAGATGATGGACGCATCTTTATCGCGGCCGTGGACCCCGAGGCCGGTCAAAAGGCCCGCCGGATCATTGAGGGCATCACCCGCGATGTGGTGACGGGCGAAATATACAACGGCAAGGTGACCCGGGTGACCGACTTCGGCTGCTTTGTGGAGATCATCCCCGGCGTGATGGGCCTGCCCGGCAAAGAGGGGCTGGTGCACATTTCCCAGCTGGCGCACCACCGCGTGGCCAAGGTGGAGGATGTGGTGAAAGAAGGGGACGAGATCCTGGTCAAGGCCATCGGCTACGACAACCAGGGCCGGCTCAAGCTTTCGCGCAAGGAGGCCGTGCCGCCCGAACCGGGCGAGGAAGCGCCACGGAGCAAACCGGCCGAGGGGAAAGCAGCGGATGGCAGAAGACCCCGCGCGCCGCGTCCGGCCAGAAAAATGCAGTAACTTATCAGGAGCAGAGGAAGCACACGCTAAAACAGGTGCCCTCTGTTTTTATATTTTGTAACAGAAAATTAATTTTGACAGGTTGGAGAGCTTAACCGCAGGTGTGATAAGATATATTTATACAATGACGATTTGTCCGGTTGGCGGCTGGTGCTGGTGCGGGCAAACGCGACGCTGTAAATTCAACCGGGGTGATGGTTATGCGGGAGCTCTGGCGCAAGCTTGTGCGGCGGGTGAGCTGGCGGCCGGTGGCCAGCTATTTCTTTCTGGTGTTTATCTTTTTTATTGCGGCGCGGCTTTATGCGGTGTCGCCGGAAAACGTGCCCGGTGCCGTGCTTTTTTCGTTGCCCTTTGCTGTTGCGCTGGCCTGGGTCTATTACCGCAAGTTTCAACAGCCGCTGGAGCAAATCAATGCCATTACCCGGCAAATGGCCCAGGGCCAGCTGAATAAAGAGATCCGCATCCTGTCCAATGACGAGATTGCCGAACTGGCCCATAACATTAATGCACTGGCTGGCCGGCTCAGGGAAACCATTTCCGATATTACCGACGAGAAGAACCGCATGCAGGCCATCCTGAACAGTATGTCGGACGGGGTGATTGCCGTCTGCCGCGGGGGCCGGATTATCACGGTGAACCATGTGGTGGAGCAAATTTTGAATCAGCGCCAGGAGGATCTGGTGGGCAAAGACCTGGTGGGAGTTTTGCGCCACTATGATTTCGACCGGTTGTTGAAAATTGCTCTGCAGAGCCAGGAGGAAATCAGCGAAGAAATCCAGCTGCTGGTGCCCGAGGTGCGCATTTACCGGGTCACCTTCACTCCCTTGCTGGGCAGTGACCTGGGGGGCGACCGGGGCGGCGTGGTGGTGGTGCTGCGCGATGTCACCGAGCGGCGCCAGGTGGAGCAGATGCGCTCCGAATTTATTGCCAATGTATCCCATGAGCTGCGTACGCCGCTCACCTCCATCAGCGGTTTCCTGGAAACTCTATTGGATGGGGCGCTGGAAGACCGGGAACTGGCCCGGCATTTTCTGCAAATCATCAGTGATGAGACCAGGCGCATCACCCGCCTTTTGGACGATCTTTTCGCCCTTTCCAATATTGAGTACCGGCGGGTGACGCCGCGGCGGGATAATGTGCATCTGGATGATGTGGTGGAGCGGGTGCGGGAAATATTTTTGCCCCAAGCCCAGGAGAAAAATATCCGCCTGGTGAATAATATGCAGCATGACCTGCCGCCGGTGGTAGGGGACAGCGACATGCTCACCCGGGTGTTGATTAACCTGGTGGACAATGCCATTAAATATACCCCGGAGGGCGGTACTGTCAGTATCAAGGGGGGTCTGGCGGATGCCGGTGGTGTCTTTATCAGTGTCAGTGATACCGGCATTGGTATCCCTGCCGACAGCCTGCCGCGGGTCTTTGAGCGCCTGTACCGGGTGGACCGGGCCAGGGCACGGGGTAACGGATCGGGTTACGGTTTGGGACTGGCCATAGTCAAGCATATTGTGGAACTCCACCGGGGCCGGATTGAAGTGCAGAGCACCCCGGGTGTGGGCAGTACGTTTACAGTATTTTTGCCTTTGCCGGAAGAGCAAAAACAATTGCATTAGATCAAGCTATCGGGGAAGGTGGGCAGGGTCATGGCCAGAAATGTGTTTGAGCAGTATTTGCGGGAACTGCGCAATGAGATTTTGCGCCTGGGCGGCCTGGTGGAGCAGGCCGTCTATCAGGCGGTGGAGGCTTTTCTCAAACAAGACGTTTCGCTGGCTGCCGATGTGATCATGGGGGACGAGCGAATTGACCAGCTGTACCAGGAGATTGAGGACAGGTGTGTAAAATTAATTGCCACTCAGCAGCCCATCGCCCGGGACCTGCGAGTGGCCATCACGGGGATAAAAATATTGCTCAGCCTGGAAAGAATGGGGGATCACGCCGTGGACATCGCCCGGGCCACCATGTGCCTGTCCGGGCAACCTTTGAAACTATGTTCCATCCCTCGCATACCCCGGATGGCAACCATTGTGCGCCATATGATTAAAGAAGGATTGGATGCCTATGTGCACCGCAGTGTGGATAAGGCCCGCGCCATGTGCGCGCTGGATGATGATGTAGACTTTATCTTTTCCCATGTTTTCAAAGAGACCATGCAGTGTATGCAGGATGAGCCCGAACTGGTTATGCAGGGCAGTTATCTTTTGTATGTGGTCAGGTATTTGGAGCGGATTGCCGACCATGCCACCAACATCGGGGAAGCGGTTATTTATCTGGAAACCGGTGAAAGAAGAGAACTCAATTAAGCAAACAGAGCGCCCGCGCCCACCGGCCGGGCGGTTTAATTTTTACCCCTTGCAATTGCCGCAATAAATAGTAAGATAATGTTTAACGCAGCTCTTGATCAAGAAAGGTGTCGGAAATTGACAGCAGGGATTATCAGTCTGGGTTGTCCGAAAAATCAAGTGGATAGCGAAGTCATGCTGGGCCTGCTTAAAGCGGCCGGCTATGATATTGTGCCGCCCGACCGGGCCAGAGTGCTGATTATCAACACCTGTGGATTTATCACACCGGCCAAGGAAGAGGCCATCGAGGTAATTATGGATGCGGTGCGGCGCAAGATGCAGGGGCAGATTGAACTGCTGGTGGTGGCCGGTTGTCTGGCACAGCGTTATCCGCAGCAGTTATATGATGAGATACCCGAGATTGATTTGTTGTTGGGAACGGGGGAAATCCCCCGTCTGCCTCTCTGGCTGTCCCGCGTGCGCCAGGGGGAGAGAGTGCTGGCGGTCGGTTCGCCGCACTATGATTATTCCCAGCAGTTGCCCCGGTTGCTGCCGGTGCCGGGCATCACTGCTTATTTGAAAATAGCCGAAGGCTGCAGCAATCGCTGTGCTTACTGTGCTATCCCGCTGATTCGGGGCCCGTTGCGCTCCCGCCCCCGGGATCTCCTGTTGCGGGAGGCGGAGCAATTGCTGGCCGGGGGAGTGAAAGAACTGGTTGTGGTGGCTCAGGATACCACGGCCTACGGCCGCGATTTGTACGGTCGGCCCATGCTGCCGCACCTTTTGGACCAGCTGGCCGGCCTGGGTTTTCCCTGGGTGCGCCTGATGTATTGTTATCCGGAAGGGATTACCCCGCAACTGGTCGAAGTACTGGCCAGACGTCCCAACATTTGCCGCTACCTGGATATTCCCCTGCAGCACGCTTCACCCGGATTGCTGCGGGCCATGCGCCGGCGGGGCGATATTGACGAGGTGCGGCAGCTGATTGCCGGGCTGCGCCGGGCCCTGCCCGGCCTGGTGCTGCGGACCACGTTCATGGTCGGCTTTCCAGGCGAGAGCGAGGCGGACTTTGAATGTCTGTTAGCATTCATGCAGGAAATAAAATTTGAACGGGCCGGTTTCTTCAAATATGTGGCCGAGGAAGGTACGGCCGCCGCTGTCCTGCCCGGGCAGGTGCCGGAGCAAGTCAAGGAGGAACGCTACCAGCAATGTATGACCCTGCAGCAGCAAATTTCCCACCAGTACAACCAGCAGCTGGTAGGGCGTGATCTGGAAGTACTGCTGGAGGAAAGGCTGGCCCGCCGGCGGGGCATCTACCGGGGGCGTACTCGCTCCGATGCGCCCGAGATAGACGGCCGGGTTTATGTGCGGGCGGCGGGGAAACCTTTGCGTGTGGGAGATCTGGTAACTGTGCGCATCAGGAGCACAACCGAGTATGATCTTAAGGGAGATTTGCTGTCATGAACTTGCCAAATCGCTTGACCATGTTGCGTATTATTCTGGTACCGGTATTTTTAGCGGTGGTTTCGTTAAAAATACCTTATGGCGACTATGTGGCTGCAGCCGTTTTCGTGCTGGCCGCCAGCACGGACGGACTGGACGGCTATATAGCGCGCAAATTCAAGCTCATTACCCGGCTGGGTAAGCTGATGGACCCGCTGGCGGACAAGTTGCTTGTTTCGGCAGCGCTGATCGCCCTGGTGGAATTGCACCGCCTGCCGGCCTGGGTGGCCGTGGTGATCATCGGCCGGGAGTTTGCCGTTACCGGGCTGCGGGCTCTGGCCGCGGCGGACGGTACGGTCATTGCCGCTGGCAAGCTGGGCAAGATCAAGACAGTTACCCAGATTGTGGCCATTGTCGCTTTGTTTATTAAAGATTTGCCGCTGTGGTTGGGTCAATTCTCCATTGGCCTGGCGGTGTTTTTTACTATCTGGTCGGGACTGGATTATTTCAGCCATGCCTGGCCGGCAATCAAGAAGGGTGGTTACTAGTCTAAAGTGCCCATGAACTGGCAATGGAAGGGCCTGCGCATGCACATAGTTTTGCTCAGCGCGGTGTTGGGGTTCCTTTTGCTCTGGGGTGGTAGACTTTCTTACTGGCGACTGGGCTATGAGAAGCCGCTCACAAAGGTGCTGGAGCAGCGGCAGGATATTGTCCGTTATGCTTTGCAGCAGCAGCGCAACCAGCTGGTGGTGGAGGTCTTGCCCCGGCGGTTATATGACCTGCCGCGTTTTTACAACAGTCTCCAGCGGGACATTCAAAAGACGGTGGGAGAAAAACCTTTTCGTTTGATGTTGCAGGACAGGCGTG from Desulfurispora thermophila DSM 16022 includes:
- the truB gene encoding tRNA pseudouridine(55) synthase TruB, coding for MTNAVHGLINVLKPPGMTSHDVVAHVRRLTRAKAGHTGTLDPAAAGVLPVCLGQATRIIEYLPGDKKYRAEVVFGVATDSGDMLGRVVRKAPDCRVTRQQVEKALHRFCGPVEQVPPMTSAVHYQGRRLYELARQGLEVERPVRLVHIYSIELADWYSVSHRPAALLDVHCSAGTYIRTLCQDLGEYLGCGATLNFLLRTAAGPCCLVDALTLEEVAQLAGAGQLSRVLVGLGEALAHLPPVEIKTAAKSSVLSGAPLYPAGVRNLPAGLKAGDLVRLVERGQVLAVARAGEHERGLKFVVQKVFAPVE
- the phoU gene encoding phosphate signaling complex protein PhoU, translated to MARNVFEQYLRELRNEILRLGGLVEQAVYQAVEAFLKQDVSLAADVIMGDERIDQLYQEIEDRCVKLIATQQPIARDLRVAITGIKILLSLERMGDHAVDIARATMCLSGQPLKLCSIPRIPRMATIVRHMIKEGLDAYVHRSVDKARAMCALDDDVDFIFSHVFKETMQCMQDEPELVMQGSYLLYVVRYLERIADHATNIGEAVIYLETGERRELN
- the pgsA gene encoding CDP-diacylglycerol--glycerol-3-phosphate 3-phosphatidyltransferase; protein product: MNLPNRLTMLRIILVPVFLAVVSLKIPYGDYVAAAVFVLAASTDGLDGYIARKFKLITRLGKLMDPLADKLLVSAALIALVELHRLPAWVAVVIIGREFAVTGLRALAAADGTVIAAGKLGKIKTVTQIVAIVALFIKDLPLWLGQFSIGLAVFFTIWSGLDYFSHAWPAIKKGGY
- the rpsO gene encoding 30S ribosomal protein S15, whose protein sequence is MALTGETKKVIIDEFKLHENDTGSPEVQIAILTSRINSLNEHLKIHRKDHHSRRGLLKMVGQRRALLNYLRDRDFERYRNLLERLGLRK
- a CDS encoding bifunctional riboflavin kinase/FAD synthetase, which codes for MKIYQDWHGLGQFHQNLVLGLGNFDGLHLGHRRLIASLVNKAEETGGTAAVFTFYPHPLAVLRPGQAPPLLMTREIKQEMLAVLGVKVLLEVPFTSQFAAIEPQEFVTGVLVRELAVQHVFAGYNYTFGQGGRGDAQLLQAAGRQHGFGVHIVPPVMVDDVPVSSTLVRQLLTDGEVEAAARYLGYSPFLEGRVVAGEQRGRLLGFPTANIELPAGLLVPANGVYAVKIRLGKEIYPGVANIGTKPTFHAAGSERTFEVHILDFAGDIYGERVRVFFRRRLRGEQRFASVDQLVEQIHRDIALTRELSGHNFQREVI
- the rimO gene encoding 30S ribosomal protein S12 methylthiotransferase RimO, translated to MTAGIISLGCPKNQVDSEVMLGLLKAAGYDIVPPDRARVLIINTCGFITPAKEEAIEVIMDAVRRKMQGQIELLVVAGCLAQRYPQQLYDEIPEIDLLLGTGEIPRLPLWLSRVRQGERVLAVGSPHYDYSQQLPRLLPVPGITAYLKIAEGCSNRCAYCAIPLIRGPLRSRPRDLLLREAEQLLAGGVKELVVVAQDTTAYGRDLYGRPMLPHLLDQLAGLGFPWVRLMYCYPEGITPQLVEVLARRPNICRYLDIPLQHASPGLLRAMRRRGDIDEVRQLIAGLRRALPGLVLRTTFMVGFPGESEADFECLLAFMQEIKFERAGFFKYVAEEGTAAAVLPGQVPEQVKEERYQQCMTLQQQISHQYNQQLVGRDLEVLLEERLARRRGIYRGRTRSDAPEIDGRVYVRAAGKPLRVGDLVTVRIRSTTEYDLKGDLLS
- the pnpS gene encoding two-component system histidine kinase PnpS, which codes for MRELWRKLVRRVSWRPVASYFFLVFIFFIAARLYAVSPENVPGAVLFSLPFAVALAWVYYRKFQQPLEQINAITRQMAQGQLNKEIRILSNDEIAELAHNINALAGRLRETISDITDEKNRMQAILNSMSDGVIAVCRGGRIITVNHVVEQILNQRQEDLVGKDLVGVLRHYDFDRLLKIALQSQEEISEEIQLLVPEVRIYRVTFTPLLGSDLGGDRGGVVVVLRDVTERRQVEQMRSEFIANVSHELRTPLTSISGFLETLLDGALEDRELARHFLQIISDETRRITRLLDDLFALSNIEYRRVTPRRDNVHLDDVVERVREIFLPQAQEKNIRLVNNMQHDLPPVVGDSDMLTRVLINLVDNAIKYTPEGGTVSIKGGLADAGGVFISVSDTGIGIPADSLPRVFERLYRVDRARARGNGSGYGLGLAIVKHIVELHRGRIEVQSTPGVGSTFTVFLPLPEEQKQLH
- a CDS encoding polyribonucleotide nucleotidyltransferase, translated to MTEMRVVQKDIEVGGRIMTLETGRVARQAGGSVLVRYGDTVVLVTATMNPKIREGLDFFPLTVDYEERLYAVGKIPGGFIKREGRPSEKAILSGRLIDRPIRPLFPKGMRNEVQVIATVLSVDQDNAPEIAAMIGASAALHISEIPFQGPIGGVIVGRVDGELVYNPTVAQAEKSDLHLVVAGTADAVMMVEAGAREVPEEEVLRAIAFGHAKAREIVEAIEQFRAAALEQGLAKPKIEPVLVQASAEVEEAVLPVALEKMREAVQHCINQRLDKKSRELYLESAKEEVVQQFLEQFPEQESDIRSAVDTAEKKTVREFIFKHGIRIDGRSLTEVRPISIEVGFLPRTHGSGLFTRGQTQILSVVTLGTVSEEQILDGLGIEESKRFMHHYNFPPYSTGETRPMRSPGRREIGHGALAERALEPVIPPEEVFPYTIRIVSEALESNGSTSMGSVCGSTLALMDAGVPIKAPVAGAAMGLIKEGDQFAILTDIQGIEDHLGDMDFKVAGTRQGITALQMDIKVPGVTPAILEKALQQAHDARMYIMGKMLEVIPEPRQDLSRYAPRMINMTIDPDKIRDVIGPGGKTIKKIIDETGVEIDIEDDGRIFIAAVDPEAGQKARRIIEGITRDVVTGEIYNGKVTRVTDFGCFVEIIPGVMGLPGKEGLVHISQLAHHRVAKVEDVVKEGDEILVKAIGYDNQGRLKLSRKEAVPPEPGEEAPRSKPAEGKAADGRRPRAPRPARKMQ